From Deferrisoma camini S3R1, the proteins below share one genomic window:
- a CDS encoding PxxKW family cysteine-rich protein, whose translation MSCQTIKKDKDCFFWGAEGCTFPGGQCRPVVEKCEGCGRIEEWPTGKYCSAYPAPQKQWALGLCNMATHIKIEEEQTQKMLNPLKASKRKAAGR comes from the coding sequence ATGTCGTGCCAGACGATCAAGAAGGACAAGGACTGCTTCTTCTGGGGTGCCGAGGGGTGCACCTTCCCCGGGGGCCAGTGCCGTCCCGTGGTGGAGAAGTGCGAGGGGTGCGGTCGGATCGAGGAGTGGCCCACCGGCAAGTACTGCTCCGCCTACCCCGCCCCTCAGAAGCAATGGGCCCTGGGCCTGTGCAACATGGCCACCCACATCAAGATCGAGGAGGAGCAGACCCAGAAGATGCTCAACCCCCTCAAGGCCAGCAAGCGGAAGGCCGCGGGGCGTTAG
- the cdaA gene encoding diadenylate cyclase CdaA, whose protein sequence is MGGLLGGIRVQDVVDVLLVAFVIYRIFLLLKGTRALQILVGLAILVVAYVASQVFELFTLHWLLNAFLSSIILVVVVLFQNEIRRALAHVGMNPFLGTREGAQEAAVIEELMRTAVSLANKRIGALIVLERETRLDDHVEKGVTLDARVSRELLQAIFLPYSPIHDGAVVVRGRRILWAGCLLPLTTRSDLDKDFGTRHRAAIGLTEETDAVVIVVSEERGAISLALNGRVTRDLDGATLRKVLLNLFRVGEAGRADRVRGRPRRAEARP, encoded by the coding sequence GTGGGAGGCCTCTTGGGCGGGATCCGGGTGCAGGACGTGGTGGACGTCCTGCTAGTGGCCTTCGTGATCTACCGGATCTTTCTTCTGCTCAAGGGCACCCGTGCACTCCAGATCCTGGTGGGGTTGGCCATCCTGGTGGTGGCCTACGTGGCGAGCCAGGTGTTCGAGCTGTTCACCCTCCACTGGCTGCTCAACGCGTTCCTCTCGTCCATCATCCTCGTGGTGGTCGTCCTGTTCCAGAACGAGATCCGCCGGGCCCTGGCCCACGTGGGCATGAACCCGTTCCTGGGCACCCGGGAAGGGGCCCAAGAGGCCGCGGTGATCGAGGAGCTGATGCGCACGGCCGTGAGCCTGGCCAACAAGCGCATCGGAGCCCTGATCGTGCTGGAGCGGGAGACCCGCTTGGACGACCACGTGGAGAAGGGGGTCACCCTCGACGCCCGGGTGTCCCGGGAGCTCCTCCAGGCGATCTTCCTGCCCTACTCCCCCATCCACGACGGCGCCGTGGTGGTGCGGGGCCGCCGGATCCTGTGGGCCGGGTGCCTCCTGCCCCTGACCACCCGCTCCGACCTGGACAAGGATTTCGGCACCCGTCACCGGGCCGCCATCGGCCTGACCGAAGAGACCGACGCCGTGGTGATCGTGGTGAGCGAGGAGCGGGGCGCCATCTCGCTGGCCCTGAACGGCCGGGTCACCCGCGACCTGGACGGCGCGACCCTGCGCAAGGTGCTCCTGAACCTGTTCCGGGTGGGCGAGGCCGGCCGGGCCGACCGGGTGCGGGGTCGGCCCAGAAGGGCGGAGGCTCGGCCATGA
- the panC gene encoding pantoate--beta-alanine ligase: MEWFETVEAMRAWSRGRRARGETVGLVPTMGYLHRGHMALVARARECADRVVVSIFVNPTQFGPGEDFDRYPRDPERDRRMCEEAGVDAVFAPAPAELYPPGYQTYVTVEEVSRPLCGASRPGHFRGVATVVLKLFHAVEPDVAVFGEKDYQQLQVVRRMVRDLDVPVRIEGVATVREPDGLALSSRNTYLSPEERRQALSISRALGRAQALASSGVVEAARIADEVEGIIAGAGLRIDYVEVRHPETLEPVETVVPRAVVAVAAFAGDTRLIDNRVVVAGEDAGGAK; the protein is encoded by the coding sequence ATGGAGTGGTTCGAGACCGTAGAAGCGATGCGCGCCTGGTCCCGCGGACGCCGGGCCCGGGGCGAGACCGTGGGGCTGGTGCCCACCATGGGGTACCTCCACCGAGGTCACATGGCCCTGGTGGCCCGGGCCCGGGAGTGCGCGGACCGGGTGGTGGTGTCGATCTTCGTGAACCCCACCCAGTTCGGCCCCGGCGAGGATTTCGACCGCTACCCCCGGGACCCCGAGCGGGACCGCAGGATGTGCGAAGAGGCCGGGGTGGACGCGGTGTTCGCGCCCGCCCCGGCGGAGCTGTATCCCCCGGGGTATCAGACCTACGTGACCGTGGAGGAGGTGTCGAGGCCGCTGTGCGGGGCGTCGCGGCCCGGACACTTTCGGGGGGTGGCCACGGTGGTGCTGAAGCTGTTTCACGCCGTGGAGCCGGACGTGGCGGTGTTCGGCGAGAAGGACTACCAGCAGCTCCAGGTGGTGCGGCGGATGGTGCGCGACCTGGACGTGCCGGTGCGCATCGAAGGGGTGGCCACGGTCCGGGAGCCCGACGGGCTGGCCCTGTCGAGCCGCAACACCTACCTGAGCCCGGAGGAGCGGCGCCAGGCGCTGTCGATCTCCCGGGCGCTGGGCCGGGCCCAGGCGCTGGCTTCTTCGGGGGTGGTGGAGGCGGCACGGATCGCGGACGAGGTCGAGGGGATCATCGCCGGGGCCGGCCTCCGGATCGACTATGTGGAGGTTCGACACCCGGAGACCCTGGAGCCGGTGGAGACGGTGGTGCCCCGGGCCGTGGTGGCGGTGGCGGCGTTCGCCGGCGACACGCGACTCATCGATAACCGTGTGGTGGTGGCGGGGGAAGATGCCGGAGGTGCGAAATGA
- the ftsH gene encoding ATP-dependent zinc metalloprotease FtsH: protein MSIASRPQRPFFRNMALWLLILLVLLLLFQMFPGNQPVQRAVTYSDFLEAVEAGQVSEVVLQGREIQGVMTDRTAFRTYRPDDPDLVRILRKNGVAITAKPEKESPWYVTILISWFPMLLLIGVWIFFMRQMQAGGGKALSFGKSRARMLTPDETKVTFADVAGIDEAKEEVEEIIEFLKNPKKFTKLGGRIPKGVLLMGPPGTGKTLLAKAIAGEAGVPFFSISGSDFVEMFVGVGASRVRDLFVQAKKHAPCIIFIDEIDAVGRHRGAGLGGGHDEREQTLNQLLVEMDGFESSEGVILIAATNRPDVLDPALLRPGRFDRQIVIPRPDVRGREGILKVHVKGVPLADDVDLQTLARGTPGFSGADLENLVNEAALAAARQDKDRVGMEDFEKAKDKVLMGAERRSLVLSDEERRNTAYHEAGHALVAMLLPNADPIYKVSIIPRGRALGVTQQLPIDERHTYTREYLMDRIAVFLGGRAAEELSVGHLTTGAGDDIEKASEIARRMVCKWGMSDRLGPLTFGREEEQIFLGKELAAHRDYSERTAEEIDSEVKRIVRENLERARRLLADNRDRLDALATALLEREVLVADEIQKILGEVPGGDDPEGGGGTGEEHSGAETKDVRSDTPGKDPRQVELFG from the coding sequence ATGTCGATCGCTTCCCGGCCTCAGAGGCCGTTTTTCCGCAACATGGCCCTGTGGCTGCTCATCTTGTTGGTGCTTCTTCTCCTGTTCCAGATGTTCCCCGGCAACCAGCCCGTGCAGCGGGCGGTGACCTACTCGGACTTCCTCGAGGCGGTGGAGGCCGGTCAGGTGAGCGAGGTGGTGCTCCAGGGCCGGGAGATCCAGGGCGTCATGACCGACCGCACCGCGTTCCGTACCTACCGGCCCGACGACCCGGACCTGGTGCGGATCCTGCGGAAAAACGGGGTGGCCATCACGGCCAAGCCGGAGAAGGAGTCGCCGTGGTACGTGACCATCCTGATCTCGTGGTTCCCCATGCTGCTGCTGATCGGGGTGTGGATCTTCTTCATGCGCCAGATGCAGGCGGGCGGCGGCAAGGCGCTGAGCTTCGGCAAGAGCCGGGCCCGCATGCTCACCCCCGACGAGACCAAGGTGACCTTCGCCGATGTGGCCGGGATCGACGAGGCCAAGGAGGAGGTCGAGGAGATCATCGAGTTCCTCAAGAACCCCAAGAAGTTCACCAAGCTGGGGGGCCGGATCCCCAAGGGGGTTCTGCTCATGGGGCCGCCGGGGACCGGGAAGACCCTGCTGGCCAAGGCGATCGCGGGCGAGGCAGGGGTGCCGTTCTTCTCCATCTCGGGATCTGACTTCGTCGAGATGTTCGTGGGCGTGGGCGCGAGCCGGGTGCGAGACCTGTTCGTGCAGGCCAAGAAGCACGCCCCCTGCATCATCTTCATCGACGAGATCGACGCGGTGGGCCGCCACCGGGGGGCGGGGCTGGGCGGGGGCCACGACGAGCGCGAGCAGACCCTAAACCAGCTCCTGGTCGAGATGGACGGGTTCGAGTCGTCCGAGGGGGTGATCCTGATCGCCGCCACGAACCGGCCCGACGTGCTCGACCCGGCCCTGCTGCGGCCGGGCCGGTTCGACCGGCAGATCGTGATCCCCCGGCCCGACGTGCGCGGCCGCGAGGGGATCCTCAAGGTCCACGTGAAGGGCGTGCCCCTGGCCGACGACGTGGACCTGCAGACCCTGGCCCGAGGAACCCCGGGGTTCAGCGGGGCCGACCTCGAGAACCTGGTCAACGAGGCGGCCCTGGCCGCGGCCCGCCAGGACAAGGACCGGGTCGGCATGGAGGACTTCGAGAAGGCCAAGGACAAGGTGCTGATGGGCGCCGAGCGCCGGAGCCTGGTGCTGTCGGACGAGGAGCGGCGGAACACCGCCTACCACGAGGCCGGCCACGCGCTGGTGGCCATGCTGCTTCCGAACGCCGACCCGATCTACAAGGTGTCCATCATCCCCCGCGGCCGGGCCCTGGGGGTGACCCAGCAGCTGCCCATCGACGAGCGCCACACCTACACCCGGGAGTACCTGATGGACCGGATCGCCGTGTTCCTGGGCGGCCGGGCCGCCGAGGAGCTGTCGGTGGGGCACCTGACCACCGGGGCCGGGGACGACATCGAGAAGGCCTCGGAGATCGCCCGGCGCATGGTGTGCAAGTGGGGCATGAGCGACCGGCTGGGTCCCCTCACCTTCGGCCGGGAGGAGGAGCAGATCTTCCTGGGCAAGGAGCTCGCCGCCCACCGGGACTACTCGGAGCGCACGGCCGAGGAGATCGACTCCGAGGTGAAGCGGATCGTCCGCGAGAACCTGGAACGGGCTCGGAGGCTGCTGGCCGACAACCGCGACCGGCTCGACGCCCTTGCCACGGCCCTGCTGGAGCGGGAGGTGCTGGTGGCCGATGAGATCCAGAAGATCCTCGGGGAGGTGCCGGGGGGAGACGACCCGGAAGGGGGCGGCGGCACCGGGGAGGAGCACTCGGGTGCGGAGACCAAGGACGTCCGGTCCGACACCCCGGGGAAGGACCCACGCCAGGTCGAGCTGTTCGGGTGA
- a CDS encoding amidohydrolase family protein, whose product MARLYTASWVLTMNGPALEGGAVLVEGPVIRAVGRLAEVAPIAAGAERVDLPGCALMPPLVNAHAHLELWGLVPPAGPGGFARWVLQVVARKRSAAPGRWGPAVAEAARACARGGQGWVADVVTRPDAVPGYPEGGPRILAYPELIAASPDGVERAWAAVEELEEGCRPHLWGVSPHSPYTVCAEGLRRALARRRLMVHVAESPDEIEFCLTGTGPIRDELYAALGIAPPPPPGRHPVEWLRAAGALRPGTVLVHAVHLEAEHVALVARAGAGVVLCPRSNRRLSDRPAPGRDLLDAGVPVGLGTDSVLSSGSLDLWADAAAAVEDYGWTPREALETATRGGAGVLGLGGGAACFAPGAGADILAVRARGPDPWEAVLADRQVVGMWLGGRSVPGRKQVPRPG is encoded by the coding sequence GTGGCCCGGCTCTACACCGCGTCGTGGGTCCTGACCATGAACGGCCCCGCCCTCGAGGGTGGGGCCGTTCTCGTGGAGGGGCCGGTAATCCGTGCGGTGGGGAGGTTGGCCGAGGTGGCTCCCATCGCCGCGGGGGCCGAGCGGGTGGATCTGCCCGGGTGCGCCCTGATGCCGCCGCTGGTGAACGCCCACGCCCACCTGGAGCTATGGGGCCTGGTCCCGCCCGCCGGCCCCGGCGGGTTCGCCCGGTGGGTGCTCCAGGTGGTGGCGCGGAAGAGGTCGGCCGCCCCCGGCCGCTGGGGACCCGCCGTGGCCGAGGCCGCCCGGGCGTGCGCCCGAGGGGGGCAGGGGTGGGTGGCCGACGTGGTGACTCGGCCCGACGCCGTGCCAGGGTATCCCGAGGGGGGCCCCCGGATCCTCGCGTACCCCGAGCTGATCGCGGCGTCGCCCGACGGGGTGGAGAGGGCGTGGGCCGCGGTGGAGGAGCTGGAGGAGGGGTGCCGCCCCCACCTCTGGGGCGTGTCCCCGCACTCGCCCTACACGGTGTGCGCCGAGGGGCTGCGCCGGGCCCTGGCCCGCCGGCGGCTCATGGTGCACGTGGCCGAGTCGCCGGACGAGATCGAGTTCTGCCTGACCGGAACCGGGCCGATCCGAGACGAGCTGTACGCCGCCCTGGGCATCGCTCCGCCCCCGCCGCCGGGCCGCCATCCGGTGGAGTGGCTCCGCGCCGCCGGCGCCCTGCGGCCGGGTACGGTCCTGGTCCACGCGGTCCACCTGGAGGCCGAGCACGTGGCCCTGGTGGCCCGGGCCGGGGCCGGGGTGGTCCTGTGCCCTCGGAGCAACCGTCGCTTGTCGGACCGGCCGGCCCCCGGCCGGGATCTTCTGGACGCCGGCGTGCCCGTCGGTCTGGGCACCGACAGCGTGTTGTCGTCGGGCAGCCTGGACCTGTGGGCCGACGCGGCCGCGGCCGTGGAGGACTACGGGTGGACCCCCCGGGAGGCCCTGGAGACGGCCACCCGCGGCGGGGCCGGGGTCCTCGGCCTGGGCGGGGGGGCGGCCTGTTTCGCGCCGGGCGCAGGTGCTGATATATTGGCGGTCCGCGCCCGGGGGCCGGACCCCTGGGAGGCGGTGTTGGCGGATCGGCAGGTGGTGGGGATGTGGCTCGGCGGGAGATCCGTGCCGGGCCGGAAGCAGGTCCCGCGCCCCGGATGA
- a CDS encoding CdaR family protein gives MTLRWQAWFTENWGLKLVSLGFAILLWMFVVGEKRSEISLTVPLELTGMPADRVIVSPVPEAIRIRVNGPRTLLAAIDPDKLRVTLNLDGIQPGISAFEILPSRLNLPRGVDVTYISPSVVTLEADRKVEKVLRVKPRIRGAPAEGFEVASVEVEPAEVRVQGAERALRDRKEIPTEPVDITGATGGVVQPVGLALPDPTVRPVDVATVRVSVSVREVVAEREFLGVPVEVGPGGGRVVPPEVRVKVRGPLRIVSKLSPDDLRVYPEPGGTGVVRVFVEAPSTVEVVEVDPQSVERLAPEPPEVPTPGSGTTPAEKDAAPTSE, from the coding sequence ATGACCCTGCGCTGGCAGGCCTGGTTCACCGAGAACTGGGGGTTGAAGCTCGTGTCCCTGGGCTTCGCGATCCTCCTGTGGATGTTCGTGGTGGGGGAGAAACGCAGCGAGATCAGCCTTACGGTGCCCCTGGAGCTCACCGGCATGCCGGCCGACCGGGTGATCGTGAGCCCGGTGCCCGAGGCGATCCGGATCCGGGTGAACGGGCCGCGCACCCTGCTGGCCGCGATCGATCCGGACAAGCTGCGGGTCACCCTGAACCTGGACGGGATCCAACCCGGTATCAGCGCCTTCGAGATCCTGCCCTCCCGTTTGAACCTGCCCCGGGGCGTGGACGTGACCTACATCTCCCCTTCGGTGGTGACCCTCGAGGCCGACCGCAAGGTGGAGAAGGTGCTCCGGGTCAAGCCCCGGATCCGGGGGGCCCCGGCCGAGGGGTTCGAGGTGGCCTCGGTCGAGGTCGAGCCGGCCGAGGTCAGGGTTCAGGGGGCCGAGCGGGCCCTGCGCGACCGCAAGGAGATCCCCACCGAGCCCGTGGACATCACCGGCGCCACCGGCGGGGTGGTGCAGCCGGTGGGCCTGGCGCTGCCGGACCCCACCGTGCGGCCGGTCGACGTGGCCACGGTGCGGGTGTCCGTGTCCGTGCGGGAGGTGGTGGCCGAGCGGGAGTTCCTGGGGGTGCCGGTGGAGGTCGGCCCCGGCGGGGGGCGGGTGGTCCCGCCCGAGGTTCGGGTCAAGGTGCGGGGACCGTTGCGGATCGTGTCGAAGCTGTCGCCGGACGATCTACGGGTGTACCCGGAGCCGGGGGGGACGGGGGTGGTCCGGGTGTTCGTGGAGGCCCCGTCCACCGTCGAGGTGGTGGAGGTGGACCCCCAGTCGGTGGAGCGGCTGGCCCCGGAACCGCCGGAGGTGCCGACCCCGGGCTCCGGGACGACGCCGGCAGAAAAAGACGCGGCTCCCACGAGCGAGTGA
- the folP gene encoding dihydropteroate synthase, with protein sequence MYHLRVMDLSEPERARAELERIGADAAGVARMIDKAGFLAIRVEGLKAPAANILKQEMLSLGADAAVARGVVNASVDRSDALILGTRKQVRRLVRKLRPQPFGLKALAAELQELLGREEPREFRWHGGVLRLDGRPLVMGILNVTPDSFSDGGDYFDREAALDRALQMVEEGADLLDVGGESTRPGAPPVPLEEEERRVVPVIEHLAHRVGVPISVDTYKAGVARRAVEAGAALVNDVSGLRMDPAMAGTVAGLGAGLVVMHMRGDPRTMQSDTRYADLVGEIFRALEESVDRAVEAGVDRARVWVDPGIGFGKSAEQNLVLLRRLAEFRSLGCPVLVGASRKSFIGRTLGIEDPKDRLEGSLAAAVVAVWNGARILRVHDVRATRRAADLAWAAGRATEE encoded by the coding sequence GTGTACCACCTTCGCGTGATGGACCTTTCCGAGCCCGAGCGGGCCCGGGCCGAGCTGGAGCGGATCGGGGCGGACGCGGCCGGGGTGGCCCGAATGATCGACAAGGCCGGGTTCCTGGCGATCCGGGTCGAGGGGCTCAAGGCGCCGGCGGCCAACATCCTCAAGCAGGAGATGTTGTCCCTGGGCGCGGACGCGGCCGTGGCCCGGGGGGTGGTGAACGCTTCGGTCGACCGGTCCGACGCCCTCATCCTGGGCACCCGGAAGCAGGTTCGGCGGCTGGTCCGGAAGCTCCGGCCCCAACCGTTCGGCCTCAAGGCCCTGGCGGCCGAGCTCCAGGAGCTGCTGGGCCGGGAGGAGCCCCGGGAGTTCCGGTGGCACGGCGGAGTGCTGCGCCTCGACGGCCGGCCCCTGGTCATGGGCATCCTGAACGTGACCCCCGACTCGTTCTCGGACGGGGGGGACTACTTCGACCGGGAGGCCGCCCTGGACCGGGCCCTTCAGATGGTGGAGGAGGGGGCCGATCTGTTGGACGTGGGCGGCGAGAGCACCCGGCCCGGCGCGCCGCCGGTTCCCCTTGAGGAGGAGGAGCGCCGGGTGGTGCCGGTGATCGAGCACCTGGCACACCGGGTGGGGGTGCCGATCTCGGTGGACACCTACAAGGCGGGGGTGGCCCGGAGGGCCGTGGAGGCAGGGGCCGCCCTGGTGAACGACGTGAGCGGGCTGCGCATGGATCCGGCCATGGCCGGGACCGTGGCCGGCCTGGGAGCCGGGCTCGTGGTGATGCACATGCGGGGGGATCCGCGCACCATGCAGTCGGACACCCGGTACGCGGACCTGGTGGGCGAGATCTTCCGGGCCCTGGAGGAGAGCGTGGACCGGGCCGTGGAGGCAGGGGTGGACCGGGCGCGGGTGTGGGTGGATCCGGGGATCGGGTTCGGCAAGAGCGCCGAGCAGAACCTGGTGCTGCTCCGGCGCCTGGCGGAGTTCCGGTCCCTGGGGTGCCCCGTGTTGGTGGGGGCCAGCCGTAAGTCGTTCATCGGCAGGACCCTGGGGATCGAGGACCCCAAGGACCGCCTCGAGGGATCCCTGGCCGCGGCCGTGGTGGCGGTGTGGAACGGGGCCCGGATCCTGCGGGTCCACGACGTGCGGGCGACCCGGCGGGCGGCCGACCTGGCGTGGGCGGCGGGCCGGGCCACGGAGGAGTAA
- a CDS encoding DUF502 domain-containing protein, producing MGWIGRVIRYVRDRIRRNFIAGFVVIVPLGLTFYVVAAIVHWADRFLELVPQRFLPETYLGFRIPGLGVILTLLFIQVVGFLSANLLGHSVVRTYERVLDRIPVVRTLYQAVKQFLEQLIDARSDRFHRVVLVEYPRKGIYSIGFVTGVSRGEVQNRTPQKVLNVFVPTTPNPTSGYYLLVPEEDAVPLQISVEQAFKLIMSAGMVGWEPLETKARPGGRAASADFIDPATK from the coding sequence GTGGGCTGGATCGGGCGGGTCATCCGGTACGTGCGGGACCGGATCCGGCGGAACTTCATCGCCGGGTTCGTCGTGATCGTGCCCCTGGGGCTCACCTTCTACGTGGTGGCGGCCATCGTGCACTGGGCCGACCGGTTCCTGGAGCTGGTGCCCCAGCGGTTCCTGCCCGAGACCTACCTGGGGTTCCGGATCCCGGGGCTGGGGGTGATCCTGACCCTGTTGTTCATCCAGGTGGTGGGGTTCCTGAGCGCCAACCTTCTGGGCCACAGCGTGGTCCGCACCTACGAGCGGGTGCTGGACCGGATCCCCGTGGTCCGCACCCTGTACCAGGCGGTGAAGCAGTTCCTGGAGCAGCTCATCGACGCCCGCTCCGACCGGTTCCACCGGGTGGTTTTGGTGGAGTACCCCCGCAAGGGGATCTACAGCATCGGGTTCGTCACCGGGGTCAGCCGGGGCGAGGTCCAGAACCGCACCCCCCAGAAGGTCCTGAACGTGTTCGTGCCCACCACCCCGAACCCGACCTCGGGCTACTACCTGCTGGTGCCCGAGGAGGACGCCGTGCCCCTCCAGATCAGCGTGGAGCAGGCGTTCAAGCTGATCATGAGCGCGGGCATGGTGGGTTGGGAGCCCTTGGAAACGAAGGCCCGCCCCGGGGGGCGGGCCGCGTCCGCAGATTTTATTGACCCGGCGACAAAATAG
- the tilS gene encoding tRNA lysidine(34) synthetase TilS: protein MVAHGAERVLRRHGLWGKGLVVAVSGGVDSVCLARVAAELATRGLGRVELAHVDHGLRPESARDEAFCRRLAEELGVRFHSTRLDPTGRTGNLHAWARRERRTFLEAVRARRGLGAVALAHHADDQAETVLFRLIRGAGPRGLAAMAEWSPPFVRPFLGVWRADLEALARGRGWAWRDDPSNACPRFSRSRIRHEVLPLLERIHPGAKRALVRAALLIRRDEEALTAWARRALDRAVVVEPEGARLRVSDVGAWPEAVRFRAYLALWERLGGDPARLDLAHLEAVDGLLGPPGPHRQAPVPGPLRVCRSGEDLWFLARDPGPPAPEVHLSEPGDRLDVPGLGRLEWGTGEPAPDGWIAVPHGRGAGGLGLRPRRAGDRILRSGRWVKVKDVLMEARIPRWRRDRIWVVTDRGGSFGLIGPGVAVGPDEGPSWVAFRAGGPGDGSPASGAGGRKSVVAW from the coding sequence ATGGTGGCCCACGGGGCCGAGCGGGTGCTCCGTCGCCACGGCCTGTGGGGGAAGGGGCTCGTGGTGGCCGTGTCCGGGGGGGTGGACTCGGTGTGCCTGGCCCGGGTCGCGGCGGAGCTGGCGACCCGCGGGCTGGGTCGGGTGGAGCTCGCCCACGTGGACCACGGCCTGCGGCCGGAGTCGGCCCGCGACGAGGCGTTCTGCCGGCGCCTCGCCGAGGAGCTGGGGGTGCGGTTCCACTCGACCCGGCTGGATCCGACCGGCCGCACCGGAAACCTCCACGCCTGGGCCCGGCGGGAACGCCGGACGTTCCTGGAGGCGGTGCGGGCCCGCCGGGGCCTCGGGGCCGTGGCCCTGGCCCACCACGCCGACGACCAGGCCGAGACCGTCTTGTTCCGGCTGATCCGGGGTGCGGGCCCCCGGGGCCTGGCGGCCATGGCCGAGTGGAGCCCTCCGTTCGTGCGCCCCTTCCTGGGGGTGTGGCGGGCCGACCTGGAGGCGTTGGCCCGGGGCCGGGGCTGGGCGTGGCGGGACGACCCGTCCAACGCGTGCCCCCGTTTTTCCCGCAGCCGGATCCGCCATGAGGTCCTTCCCCTGCTCGAGCGGATCCACCCCGGGGCGAAGCGGGCCCTGGTGCGGGCCGCCCTTCTGATCCGACGGGACGAGGAGGCCCTGACGGCGTGGGCCCGCCGGGCCCTGGACCGCGCCGTGGTGGTGGAGCCCGAGGGGGCGAGGCTGCGGGTCTCGGACGTGGGGGCCTGGCCCGAGGCGGTCCGGTTCCGCGCGTACCTGGCGCTGTGGGAGCGATTGGGCGGCGATCCGGCGCGGCTCGACCTGGCGCACCTCGAGGCCGTGGACGGGCTGCTCGGACCCCCTGGGCCCCACCGGCAGGCCCCGGTGCCGGGGCCGTTGCGGGTGTGCCGAAGCGGGGAGGACCTGTGGTTCCTGGCGCGGGACCCGGGGCCCCCGGCCCCCGAGGTCCACCTGTCGGAGCCCGGCGATCGGTTGGACGTGCCGGGCCTGGGTCGGCTGGAGTGGGGCACGGGCGAGCCGGCTCCGGACGGGTGGATCGCCGTGCCCCACGGGCGGGGCGCGGGGGGATTGGGGCTGCGGCCCCGACGGGCCGGGGACCGGATCCTGCGCTCGGGCCGTTGGGTCAAGGTGAAGGACGTGCTCATGGAGGCCCGCATTCCCCGGTGGCGGCGGGATCGGATCTGGGTGGTCACCGACCGCGGGGGGAGCTTCGGTCTCATCGGACCCGGCGTCGCGGTGGGGCCGGACGAGGGGCCCTCGTGGGTCGCGTTTCGGGCCGGTGGTCCGGGGGACGGGAGCCCTGCTTCGGGGGCCGGCGGGCGGAAATCCGTTGTTGCCTGGTGA
- the panD gene encoding aspartate 1-decarboxylase, with protein MTRSMLKGKIHRATVTGADLHYEGSVTIDPVLLEAADIVPYEEVWIYNIANGERFQTYAIPGTRGEGEIRLNGAAAHKASPGDLVIICAYAQVPEDEVAAWKPHLVFVDAANRIASQKAA; from the coding sequence ATGACCCGTTCCATGCTGAAAGGAAAGATCCACCGGGCCACGGTGACCGGTGCGGACCTCCACTACGAGGGCAGCGTGACGATCGATCCGGTGCTCCTGGAGGCGGCGGACATCGTGCCCTACGAGGAGGTCTGGATTTACAACATCGCCAACGGCGAGCGGTTCCAGACCTACGCCATCCCGGGCACCCGGGGGGAGGGGGAGATCCGGCTGAACGGGGCCGCGGCCCACAAGGCCTCGCCCGGGGACCTGGTCATCATCTGCGCCTACGCCCAGGTCCCCGAGGACGAGGTGGCGGCCTGGAAGCCGCACCTGGTGTTCGTGGACGCGGCCAACCGCATCGCCTCCCAGAAGGCGGCCTGA